In the Prosthecobacter dejongeii genome, one interval contains:
- a CDS encoding cytochrome c biogenesis protein ResB produces the protein MSAPASIPSRIIAFLSSFGLAAVVLGLLLILTFLGTLEQAEYGLVASQERYFESVFVDRIDIGACWRALAFDHYWNIGNVILPVNILPGGYLLMAILFVNMFLGGLIRIRKSPRTIGVVISHFAILFMIAAGAVTYHFAKEGILNLTEGQTHDEFQSFHERVIEIEAVKPAGEKRTALVIDQRLFTDLSNSSDHGKARTFTHESLPFDLVITNWKQHAEPKRATDVTRGDAVDGYFIQALSRIDPRTSQLLADEALSQACIAIAKDKKTGAEQKGILWEFAAAPWTATFGDQKYLINIGRRSYRLPFAIRLDHTEQEKHPGTERARRFTSKVTKLHGPREEKRVITMNEPVRGEGYALFQSSFDDGTASNAGGVKRSGFQVVENPSDHWPLISCIIVSIGLLIHFMMMLSRAMKWNPWIAVTNTLLIVTAGFVIAYWKL, from the coding sequence GTGTCTGCACCCGCCTCCATTCCCTCTCGTATCATTGCATTTCTGAGCTCCTTCGGCCTTGCCGCCGTCGTGCTGGGGCTTCTCCTCATCTTGACGTTTTTAGGCACCCTGGAGCAGGCTGAATATGGCCTCGTCGCCAGTCAGGAACGTTACTTTGAATCCGTATTTGTGGACCGCATTGACATCGGGGCCTGCTGGCGCGCTCTGGCCTTTGATCACTACTGGAACATCGGCAACGTCATCCTGCCTGTAAACATTCTGCCGGGTGGTTATCTACTGATGGCCATCCTTTTTGTGAACATGTTCCTGGGCGGCCTCATTCGCATTCGCAAATCCCCCCGCACCATCGGTGTCGTCATCTCCCACTTCGCCATCCTGTTCATGATCGCTGCCGGCGCCGTGACCTATCACTTTGCCAAAGAAGGCATCCTCAATCTTACCGAAGGCCAGACGCACGACGAATTCCAGAGCTTCCATGAGCGAGTCATTGAGATCGAAGCCGTCAAACCAGCCGGAGAAAAAAGAACCGCGCTGGTCATTGATCAGCGGCTATTCACGGATCTCAGCAACAGCAGCGACCATGGCAAGGCACGCACTTTCACTCACGAAAGTCTCCCCTTTGACCTCGTCATCACCAACTGGAAACAGCATGCCGAGCCCAAGCGCGCTACCGATGTTACCCGTGGCGATGCTGTCGATGGCTACTTCATCCAGGCGCTCTCCCGCATAGACCCACGCACCAGCCAACTCCTTGCCGATGAAGCCCTCTCCCAGGCCTGCATCGCCATCGCCAAGGACAAAAAGACCGGCGCTGAGCAAAAAGGCATTTTGTGGGAGTTTGCAGCAGCTCCCTGGACAGCCACCTTTGGTGACCAGAAGTACCTCATCAATATTGGCCGTCGCAGTTACCGCCTGCCTTTTGCCATTCGTCTGGATCACACGGAGCAGGAAAAACACCCTGGTACCGAACGCGCCCGCCGTTTCACTAGCAAGGTCACCAAGCTGCATGGCCCGCGTGAGGAAAAGCGCGTCATCACCATGAATGAGCCCGTGCGTGGCGAAGGGTATGCCCTTTTCCAGTCCAGCTTTGACGATGGCACCGCTTCCAATGCCGGCGGGGTCAAGCGCTCAGGATTTCAGGTCGTGGAAAATCCATCGGATCACTGGCCTCTCATTTCCTGCATCATCGTTTCCATCGGCCTTCTCATTCACTTCATGATGATGCTCTCCCGCGCCATGAAATGGAATCCCTGGATCGCCGTCACCAACACGCTTCTCATCGTCACGGCAGGTTTCGTCATTGCCTACTGGAAGCTCTAA
- a CDS encoding cytochrome c biogenesis protein, translating to MSSIPSLRAWVASSMLALASVAPAKELPPLDLFRDPEITRLFESLPVQEGGRIKPLLKMANVRLQASRALQSIWLTESGESDGKPLVDPATQKPLLTEKGKPIKLTSVQWLLMSWFRPDIGRTVPLFKVDNSSAVAELGLDTRAKRSQYTYQEIEPAREVLMQKMTEYRQIPAKEQTPEQRIIVELAAKYLDYDMIMGHFDFIRSPVGENADKLPPEIPQPLRLSKSLPDVAKTLTSGGPPMQIPWFRDFAQAALGAMMSGNPEGQLRIFPSSDKTIEVWHGPGEMIFGAVNGSVNPTPEQLQWLALYEDLYLALPDAAKFKATAEMLVSKVKAAAQERGEGQFVNLEIQSIKADYFFYAQWLFVLGLIGVGLTWISPGARLDKIGRCIAWGFLGLATALTVTGVILRCIIMQRPPIATLYETILFIGASCAFFGLISEWISKRGLGLLIAGLAGGGCMFLAIQFDTADATDNLQQLQAVLITNFWLSTHVPIINLGYAACMVATLISMKYFVQRIFGQVKTGDDEARFMTRTAYGFVCFGLLLSLVGTVLGGIWANYSWGRFWGWDPKENGALMIVLMCLVILHARLGGYIREIGLHCCNLILGCIVIFSWFGVNQLGVGLHAYGFTDGTWPKIYSFWAIQMLLLTYGLILAYLEGRKSASVKTSAA from the coding sequence ATGTCTTCCATTCCATCTCTCCGCGCTTGGGTCGCATCTTCGATGCTGGCCCTCGCATCGGTGGCCCCTGCTAAAGAATTACCTCCTCTGGATCTCTTTCGCGACCCGGAAATCACCCGGCTTTTTGAGTCTCTTCCCGTTCAGGAAGGCGGCCGCATCAAGCCACTCCTAAAGATGGCCAATGTGCGCCTTCAGGCCTCACGTGCTTTACAAAGCATCTGGCTAACTGAGAGCGGCGAATCCGACGGCAAACCTTTAGTGGACCCTGCCACTCAGAAGCCGTTGCTCACCGAAAAGGGCAAACCCATCAAGCTCACTTCCGTCCAATGGCTGCTGATGAGTTGGTTCCGCCCAGACATTGGCCGTACGGTGCCATTGTTTAAAGTGGATAACTCCTCTGCCGTTGCGGAACTCGGATTGGATACACGTGCTAAGCGGTCCCAATACACCTATCAGGAGATCGAACCTGCTCGTGAAGTCCTGATGCAGAAAATGACGGAGTATCGGCAGATCCCCGCCAAGGAACAGACGCCTGAGCAGCGCATCATTGTCGAGCTCGCTGCCAAGTATCTCGACTATGACATGATCATGGGGCACTTTGATTTCATCCGCTCCCCTGTGGGTGAAAATGCAGATAAACTGCCACCCGAAATCCCCCAGCCACTGCGTCTTTCCAAAAGTCTGCCAGATGTTGCCAAGACTCTCACCAGTGGTGGCCCTCCCATGCAAATTCCATGGTTTCGCGACTTCGCCCAGGCGGCCTTGGGCGCGATGATGAGCGGAAATCCCGAAGGCCAGCTCCGCATTTTCCCCTCCAGTGACAAAACCATTGAGGTCTGGCATGGTCCCGGAGAAATGATTTTTGGCGCCGTGAATGGCAGCGTCAACCCCACCCCTGAACAGCTCCAGTGGTTGGCGCTTTATGAGGATTTGTACCTCGCCTTACCAGACGCGGCCAAGTTCAAAGCCACGGCTGAGATGCTGGTATCCAAAGTCAAGGCAGCCGCCCAAGAGCGTGGCGAAGGTCAGTTTGTCAATCTAGAGATTCAGTCCATCAAAGCGGATTACTTCTTTTATGCTCAGTGGCTGTTCGTCCTGGGATTGATTGGCGTCGGCCTCACCTGGATTTCCCCAGGTGCTCGGCTTGATAAAATAGGTCGCTGCATCGCCTGGGGGTTCCTTGGTCTTGCCACAGCACTCACGGTGACAGGCGTCATTCTGCGCTGCATCATCATGCAACGCCCTCCCATTGCCACCTTGTATGAAACCATCCTGTTCATTGGCGCTTCCTGTGCTTTTTTTGGCCTAATCTCAGAGTGGATTTCAAAGCGTGGTCTTGGTCTCCTAATTGCCGGTCTAGCTGGCGGCGGCTGCATGTTCCTCGCCATCCAATTTGATACCGCTGATGCGACGGATAACCTCCAGCAGCTCCAGGCCGTGTTGATCACTAACTTCTGGCTCTCCACCCACGTGCCCATCATCAATCTTGGTTACGCCGCATGCATGGTTGCCACCCTGATCTCCATGAAATACTTCGTTCAGCGGATTTTTGGGCAAGTGAAGACCGGAGATGATGAAGCCCGTTTCATGACCCGCACGGCCTACGGATTCGTTTGTTTTGGTCTCCTTCTTTCCTTGGTTGGGACCGTGCTTGGTGGGATCTGGGCCAACTACAGCTGGGGACGCTTTTGGGGCTGGGATCCAAAGGAAAACGGTGCTCTCATGATCGTCCTCATGTGCCTCGTCATTCTGCATGCCCGCCTGGGTGGCTACATTCGGGAGATCGGCCTGCATTGCTGTAACTTGATTCTGGGCTGCATCGTCATCTTCTCTTGGTTCGGGGTTAATCAATTGGGGGTCGGCCTGCATGCTTATGGTTTTACCGATGGCACTTGGCCAAAGATCTACAGCTTCTGGGCCATCCAAATGCTGTTGCTGACATACGGCCTGATTCTGGCTTACCTAGAAGGACGGAAATCAGCCTCGGTTAAGACATCTGCGGCCTAA
- a CDS encoding MBL fold metallo-hydrolase, with product MNIPLEDLFNDVVNKAQRGLGYSTDALADRIGIAAASIEATKEGATDASILLKLAAALGLHGPSLAEMSDQAWYPNPVEVEGLAQFNTTFHDMTVNAYLVWDPTTKEAAAFDTGATAQPMVEKIRELGLTLRYLFLTHTHPDHVADIATLNAPAILISDLEPHPEAQGFTPGSQWQLGSLSISSRTTNGHSKGGTTYVIEGLAQPVAIVGDALFASSMGGGAVSFTDALATNRSQIFTLLNETIVCPGHGPMTTVGEEKAHNPFYPEFK from the coding sequence ATGAATATTCCCCTCGAAGATCTGTTTAACGACGTCGTGAACAAAGCCCAGCGTGGTCTCGGCTACTCCACGGATGCTTTGGCGGATCGAATCGGAATTGCCGCTGCATCCATCGAAGCCACCAAAGAAGGTGCAACGGACGCTTCCATATTACTCAAACTCGCAGCCGCACTAGGACTGCATGGACCATCTCTGGCGGAAATGTCGGATCAGGCTTGGTATCCAAATCCGGTGGAAGTGGAGGGCCTTGCTCAATTCAACACCACTTTCCATGACATGACGGTGAATGCTTACCTTGTATGGGATCCCACCACCAAGGAAGCTGCCGCCTTTGATACTGGAGCCACAGCCCAGCCAATGGTCGAAAAAATCCGCGAGCTTGGCCTCACGCTCCGCTACCTCTTCCTCACTCACACACACCCAGATCATGTGGCAGACATCGCCACACTGAACGCTCCTGCGATTCTCATCAGCGACCTTGAGCCTCACCCAGAGGCTCAAGGTTTCACCCCAGGCAGTCAGTGGCAGCTCGGTAGCCTCAGCATTTCATCGCGCACCACCAATGGTCATTCCAAAGGCGGTACGACTTATGTTATCGAAGGTTTAGCCCAGCCAGTCGCCATCGTGGGAGATGCTCTTTTTGCGAGTTCCATGGGCGGGGGGGCCGTGTCTTTTACGGATGCCTTGGCGACTAACCGCAGCCAGATCTTCACTCTTTTGAATGAGACAATCGTTTGCCCTGGCCATGGTCCGATGACCACCGTGGGTGAAGAGAAGGCCCACAATCCGTTTTACCCAGAGTTTAAGTAA
- a CDS encoding ThuA domain-containing protein — translation MKKLIAPILTLALATGLYLAQAAETTAKPLRVLIVAGGCCHDYEKQQSILKDGIESRLNATVDVAYNPDKTTKATFEIYKAKDWAKDFDVIIHDECSADVTDPAYVANILDAHKAGVPAINLHCAMHSYRWGNYKEPVAAGSDNAGWYEFIGLQSTGHGPQSPIDISFTDASHPITKGLENWTTINEELYNNVQMLGAKPLASGRQIQMPRVKKGEKADPNAKGTEANAVVAWTNEYGPKKTRIFSTTIGHNNDTVSDARYLNLITRALLWTTGKLAEDGTAAAGYTK, via the coding sequence ATGAAGAAACTCATTGCCCCCATTCTCACGCTCGCGCTAGCCACGGGCCTTTACCTTGCCCAGGCTGCGGAGACCACCGCTAAGCCTCTCCGTGTCCTCATCGTTGCTGGCGGTTGCTGCCATGACTACGAAAAGCAGCAGTCCATTCTCAAAGACGGCATTGAATCTCGTCTCAATGCGACTGTGGATGTGGCCTACAATCCTGACAAAACGACCAAGGCTACTTTTGAGATCTACAAAGCCAAAGATTGGGCCAAGGATTTTGATGTCATCATCCACGATGAGTGCTCGGCCGATGTCACAGATCCAGCTTATGTAGCCAACATCCTGGACGCCCACAAAGCTGGCGTACCAGCCATCAATCTCCACTGCGCCATGCACAGCTATCGCTGGGGTAACTACAAGGAACCTGTGGCCGCAGGCAGTGACAATGCAGGCTGGTATGAATTCATTGGCCTTCAGTCCACAGGTCATGGTCCCCAGTCGCCGATTGATATCAGCTTTACCGATGCCAGCCACCCCATCACCAAAGGCCTGGAAAACTGGACTACGATCAATGAAGAGCTCTACAACAATGTCCAAATGCTCGGTGCCAAACCACTAGCCAGTGGTCGTCAGATACAGATGCCGCGAGTGAAAAAGGGCGAGAAAGCAGATCCTAACGCCAAAGGCACAGAAGCCAATGCTGTCGTCGCCTGGACCAATGAGTACGGCCCGAAAAAGACCCGCATCTTCAGCACCACCATTGGCCATAACAATGACACCGTGTCTGACGCTCGATATTTGAACCTGATTACTCGCGCCCTCTTGTGGACTACGGGAAAACTGGCGGAAGACGGCACGGCAGCCGCTGGTTACACCAAATAA
- a CDS encoding efflux transporter outer membrane subunit has translation MRFLVPLLLSTGALVAQVGPNYERPATETAARFKGVAWREARPSSHQPKGEWWKVFRDAKLNSLMEQATANNQNLKAAIARFDQARAAARMARADLFPVASIPLSADRQRTSENAISPIPLNGLFYEGPAYNAATDLTWELDLFGKIRRGAEAGRADAEAAADAVQNLLLGMQADVATNYFKLRSLDQEIRLVREAVGLRGEAFKIAKARVEAGAGSELEQAQSETEVASAEAEIASLQAQRDQLENAIAILLGANAASFKIVASGSGLSSPPAIPVGAPSDLLERRPDVSQAERVLAAATARIGVAKAQFFPSIKLIGRAGFQSTDIDLLMQPESLIWSYGPSISLPLFSGGKNRFNLTKSKAAHDEALAGYRQAFLTAVADVESSLSSIRNLANSAEAQQRARNSAERAASLARTRYESGTSPYLDVIEANRTTLATQRATVQLASQRMIASVSLIKALGGGWDTTQPVALPAVTPDPAARNVPGSDAGGFMSKVKGIFKKKDPMMP, from the coding sequence ATGCGTTTCCTCGTTCCCCTTCTTCTTAGCACCGGTGCCCTCGTGGCCCAGGTGGGGCCTAACTATGAGCGTCCAGCCACTGAAACCGCGGCCCGGTTTAAAGGAGTGGCTTGGCGTGAAGCGAGGCCTTCTTCTCACCAGCCCAAAGGCGAGTGGTGGAAGGTCTTCCGCGATGCCAAGCTGAACAGCCTGATGGAACAGGCCACGGCGAATAACCAAAACTTGAAAGCGGCGATTGCCCGCTTTGACCAGGCACGTGCAGCGGCACGCATGGCTCGCGCAGATCTTTTCCCTGTCGCTAGTATTCCTCTGAGCGCAGACCGCCAACGTACGTCTGAAAATGCGATCAGCCCCATTCCGCTGAACGGTCTTTTTTACGAAGGTCCAGCTTACAATGCGGCCACGGACCTGACTTGGGAACTGGATCTCTTTGGCAAGATCCGCCGGGGTGCGGAGGCTGGCCGGGCCGATGCTGAAGCGGCCGCGGATGCGGTGCAGAATCTTTTGTTAGGCATGCAGGCGGATGTTGCTACCAATTACTTCAAACTGCGCTCGCTGGACCAAGAGATCCGTCTGGTGCGTGAAGCTGTGGGACTGCGTGGTGAAGCCTTTAAAATTGCTAAAGCTCGTGTGGAAGCCGGTGCTGGCAGCGAGCTGGAGCAGGCCCAGTCAGAGACCGAGGTGGCCAGTGCTGAGGCAGAAATCGCCTCTTTACAGGCCCAGCGGGATCAATTGGAAAACGCCATCGCCATTCTTTTGGGGGCCAATGCCGCTAGCTTTAAAATCGTTGCCAGTGGTTCAGGCCTATCATCCCCGCCAGCCATCCCGGTGGGAGCCCCTAGCGACTTGCTGGAAAGGCGCCCGGATGTGTCACAGGCTGAGCGCGTTCTTGCCGCCGCAACGGCTCGCATTGGTGTGGCGAAGGCTCAGTTCTTCCCGAGTATTAAGCTCATCGGTCGCGCTGGGTTCCAGAGCACAGACATTGATTTGCTGATGCAGCCTGAATCCTTGATTTGGAGCTACGGTCCCAGCATCAGCCTACCTCTTTTCTCAGGGGGAAAGAACCGCTTTAACCTGACGAAGTCCAAAGCAGCTCATGATGAGGCTTTGGCAGGTTATCGGCAGGCATTCCTCACGGCTGTGGCTGATGTAGAGAGCAGCCTGTCCTCCATCCGAAATTTGGCCAACTCCGCCGAAGCTCAGCAGCGTGCTCGCAACAGTGCTGAACGTGCTGCCAGCTTGGCTCGCACTCGTTATGAATCCGGTACCAGTCCTTACCTGGACGTGATCGAAGCGAACCGTACGACCCTGGCCACGCAACGGGCGACGGTGCAACTGGCCAGTCAGAGAATGATCGCTAGCGTGTCTCTAATCAAAGCCTTGGGCGGCGGCTGGGATACAACGCAGCCCGTGGCCCTGCCTGCGGTCACTCCAGATCCCGCTGCGCGGAATGTGCCTGGCAGCGATGCAGGCGGCTTCATGAGCAAGGTGAAAGGTATCTTTAAAAAGAAAGATCCAATGATGCCTTGA
- a CDS encoding efflux RND transporter permease subunit — translation MNISRFFITRPIFAGVLSLLIFLLGGISLFQLPISEYPEVAPPTVIVTATYPGANPKTIAETVASPLEQTINGIENMLFMSSQSTANGVMILTITFKLGTDIDLAQVQVQNRVSQVLPKLPEEVRRFGVTTVKSSPDLTLVVHILSPKGRYDELYLRNYATLNVKDELARLPGVGQVQLFGGGDYAMRVWIDPDKAAARGLTSSDVVNAIREQNIQVAAGVIGQQPVKSAVPFELTINTKGRLVSEEEFGNIIVKVGQHGEKLRLKDLARIELGSSEYALRSLLNNQSAVGIPVFQLPGANALALSTGVREKMEELKKKFPEDLDYAIAYDPTVFVDKSIDAVIHTLIEAVLLVVLVVVIFLQTWRASIIPLVAVPVSLVGTFAVMYALGFSINNLSLFGLVLAIGIVVDDAIVVVENVERNISNGLSPVEATKQAMTEVTGPIIATALVLCAVFIPTAFISGLSGQFYKQFAVTIAISTVISAINSLTLSPALSALLLRDHKAKKDILTRLMDAMLGWFFRPFNRFFEWSSNVYVAWVKRIIRFSVIALIFYGGFVWLTVEAFNKVPTGFVPGQDKQYLVGFAQLPDGSSLDRTVDVMRRMSDIVLKHPGVKDAIAFPGLSIHGFSISPNSGIVFVGLDEFEKRTTPELSAQAISNALNGKFMAIQDAMVLVLSPPPVNGIGTTGGFKMMVQDRSDQGYDALYKTTQGLIGAAYGSGKLQQVYSGYTVNVPQLEAEVDREKAKVQGVPLANLFETLQINLGSLYVNDMNRFGRTYQVVAQAEPQFRDDVSDITRLKTRNAAGEMVPIGSLLKVKETNGPDRVTHYNGYLAADINGAAGPGLSSGEGEDAMTELAKSLPPGFEFQWTDLVYQKIIAGNTAVYIYPLCILLVFMVLAAQYESMRLPLAIILIVPVCLLFALGGVALLGGDHSILDQIMTTGFSQPLQINGDNNIFTQIGFIVLIGLACKNAILIVEFAKEKNDHGLSPLEAALEACRLRLRPILMTSIAFIAGVYPLVVSTGAGAEMRRAMGTAVFAGMIGVTFLGLFLTPVFYVLVMKLGRKKKTSEAPLPLSATHAGAEH, via the coding sequence ATGAACATCTCCCGGTTCTTCATCACTCGCCCTATTTTCGCGGGTGTGTTATCTCTCCTGATCTTTCTTTTAGGGGGTATTTCGCTCTTCCAACTTCCCATTTCGGAATATCCCGAAGTGGCTCCACCCACGGTCATTGTTACGGCCACCTATCCAGGCGCTAACCCAAAGACCATCGCAGAAACGGTGGCATCTCCGCTGGAGCAGACGATCAACGGCATCGAAAACATGCTGTTCATGTCCTCCCAGAGCACGGCGAATGGGGTCATGATTTTGACCATCACCTTCAAGCTTGGGACCGACATTGACCTCGCCCAGGTGCAGGTGCAAAACCGAGTCTCGCAGGTGCTGCCGAAACTACCTGAAGAAGTTCGCCGCTTTGGGGTGACGACGGTCAAGTCTTCACCAGACCTCACTTTGGTTGTCCACATTCTTTCCCCCAAAGGGCGATATGATGAGCTCTACCTGCGTAACTATGCGACGCTTAATGTGAAGGATGAACTGGCTCGTCTCCCTGGGGTGGGTCAGGTGCAGCTTTTTGGTGGGGGTGACTATGCCATGCGTGTGTGGATTGACCCAGACAAAGCTGCTGCCCGTGGCCTCACTTCGTCTGATGTGGTCAATGCCATTCGTGAGCAGAATATTCAGGTGGCAGCAGGTGTCATTGGCCAGCAGCCTGTGAAAAGTGCCGTTCCGTTTGAACTGACCATTAACACCAAAGGCCGTTTGGTGAGCGAAGAAGAATTTGGCAATATCATCGTCAAAGTCGGTCAGCATGGTGAGAAACTTCGCCTGAAGGATTTGGCTCGCATTGAACTGGGCTCGAGTGAATATGCTCTGCGCAGTTTGCTGAATAACCAAAGTGCGGTGGGCATACCTGTGTTCCAGCTTCCTGGTGCCAATGCACTGGCCCTTTCAACAGGAGTGCGCGAGAAGATGGAGGAACTGAAAAAGAAGTTCCCTGAAGACCTCGATTACGCGATTGCCTATGACCCCACGGTGTTTGTGGACAAGTCCATTGATGCGGTCATTCACACCCTCATCGAAGCGGTGTTGCTTGTGGTGCTCGTGGTGGTGATCTTCCTGCAAACGTGGCGCGCATCCATCATTCCTTTGGTGGCCGTGCCCGTCTCCCTGGTGGGTACGTTTGCGGTCATGTATGCCCTGGGCTTTTCGATCAACAACCTTTCTCTCTTCGGTCTCGTTCTCGCGATCGGGATTGTGGTGGATGATGCGATTGTGGTGGTGGAGAACGTGGAGCGTAACATCAGCAATGGGTTAAGTCCGGTGGAAGCGACGAAGCAGGCGATGACAGAAGTGACAGGGCCTATCATCGCCACCGCTTTGGTGTTATGCGCTGTGTTCATTCCCACAGCCTTTATCAGTGGCCTCAGTGGTCAGTTCTATAAGCAGTTTGCGGTCACCATTGCCATTTCCACCGTGATCTCGGCGATCAATTCGCTCACCCTCAGCCCCGCTCTCTCCGCCTTACTGCTGCGTGATCACAAAGCGAAAAAAGACATCCTCACACGATTGATGGATGCGATGCTGGGATGGTTCTTCCGGCCCTTCAATCGCTTCTTCGAATGGTCTTCCAATGTTTATGTCGCATGGGTGAAACGGATCATTCGTTTCAGTGTCATCGCCCTGATTTTCTACGGTGGTTTTGTCTGGCTCACTGTTGAGGCTTTCAATAAAGTGCCCACCGGATTTGTTCCCGGTCAGGATAAACAGTATCTGGTGGGCTTTGCCCAGCTTCCGGATGGTTCCTCTCTGGATCGCACGGTGGATGTGATGCGCCGTATGTCTGACATTGTGTTGAAGCACCCAGGCGTGAAAGACGCCATTGCGTTTCCTGGTTTGTCCATTCATGGATTTAGTATCAGCCCGAATAGCGGCATTGTGTTTGTCGGCTTGGACGAGTTTGAAAAACGCACCACGCCGGAGCTTTCAGCGCAGGCCATCTCGAATGCCTTGAACGGAAAATTCATGGCGATTCAGGATGCCATGGTGCTGGTGCTTTCACCACCTCCGGTCAATGGTATCGGGACCACGGGTGGATTCAAAATGATGGTTCAAGATCGCAGCGATCAGGGGTATGACGCCCTTTATAAAACCACGCAGGGCCTGATCGGTGCGGCCTATGGTTCTGGTAAGCTTCAGCAGGTTTATTCCGGTTACACGGTGAATGTGCCCCAGCTTGAAGCTGAGGTGGATCGTGAGAAAGCAAAGGTGCAAGGTGTGCCACTCGCCAACCTCTTCGAGACGCTCCAAATCAATCTGGGGAGCCTCTATGTGAATGACATGAATCGGTTTGGTCGCACCTATCAGGTGGTGGCGCAGGCTGAGCCCCAATTCCGTGATGACGTGAGCGACATCACCCGCTTGAAAACACGCAATGCTGCCGGCGAAATGGTTCCCATCGGCTCTTTGCTGAAGGTGAAAGAAACCAATGGTCCAGACCGAGTGACTCACTACAACGGCTATCTAGCCGCTGACATTAACGGTGCAGCAGGGCCAGGTTTAAGCTCGGGGGAAGGTGAAGATGCGATGACAGAACTAGCGAAGTCGTTGCCTCCAGGATTTGAGTTTCAATGGACTGATCTGGTTTATCAAAAGATCATCGCAGGGAACACGGCGGTTTACATTTACCCGCTCTGCATCCTGCTCGTGTTCATGGTGCTCGCGGCCCAGTATGAAAGCATGCGCCTGCCATTGGCCATCATCTTGATCGTGCCCGTGTGTCTGCTCTTCGCTCTCGGCGGTGTGGCATTGCTGGGAGGCGATCACAGCATCCTGGATCAAATCATGACCACAGGTTTCAGCCAGCCATTGCAGATCAATGGTGATAACAACATCTTCACCCAGATTGGCTTCATCGTGCTGATCGGCCTGGCCTGTAAGAATGCTATTTTGATCGTGGAGTTTGCCAAGGAGAAGAATGATCACGGGCTGAGTCCTCTTGAAGCTGCGCTTGAGGCCTGCCGCCTGCGTCTTCGTCCGATTTTGATGACCTCGATCGCCTTCATCGCGGGCGTGTATCCGCTAGTGGTTTCAACGGGAGCGGGTGCTGAAATGCGCCGCGCTATGGGCACGGCGGTGTTCGCAGGCATGATCGGGGTGACTTTCCTGGGGCTTTTCCTCACACCTGTGTTTTATGTGCTGGTGATGAAACTTGGCCGCAAAAAGAAGACGAGCGAAGCTCCCCTGCCCCTCTCGGCTACCCATGCGGGAGCTGAACACTGA